The following coding sequences are from one Ctenopharyngodon idella isolate HZGC_01 chromosome 17, HZGC01, whole genome shotgun sequence window:
- the alkal2b gene encoding ALK and LTK ligand 2b, with protein sequence MSAVRTPVFIGLLLLILTSGYCKPRDRDDTSLLDLLMDRVRQAQEHHSEGNTQHPPEIFERSVETRDVNKVTKSYQHERILEVFPRDLRQKERFLKHLTGPLYFSPKCSKHFYKLYHNTRDCTIPAYYKRCARLLTRLAGSQRCTEG encoded by the exons ATGAGTGCAGTGCGCACACCTGTCTTCATAGGGCTCCTTTTGCTGATCCTCACCTCCGGCTACTGCAAACCGAGAGATAGGGACGACACTAGTCTGCTGGACCTCCTAATGGACAGAGTAAGACAGGCACAGGAGCATCACAGTGAGGGAAACACACAGCATCCCCCCGAAATCTTCGAGCGTTCGGTGGAAACAAGAGACGTTAATAAAGTTACAAAGTCATATCAGCATGAACGCATTCTTG AAGTCTTTCCGAGAGATCTTCGACAGAAGGAgagatttttaaaacatttaacag GGCCGCTTTATTTTAGCCCCAAATGCAGCAAACACTTTTATAAACTCTATCATAATACCAGGGACTGCACAATACCAGCCT ATTATAAAAGATGTGCCCGGCTTCTTACAAGACTAGCTGGGAGTCAGCGGTGCACAGAGGGATAG